A segment of the Synechococcus sp. CBW1002 genome:
ATCCTCAGGGCGCGGGGCCAGGCAGTTGGCCCCGCCATCGACGCGGGCTCCCCGTCCTGGAGCAGGCACAGGGTCTGGACTGGGAGCCATCGGATCAGCTGGCACCGACCGGACATCGGGAGATCAGTTCCATCCAGCTCAGATTTCGGCGGCGGCCCGCTCCACCAGGCGCCTGGCCACCGCCTGCACCCCGGTGTGCGAGTAGGTGTCGGTGAAGGCATCGAGGAACACGGCCAGCTGATCGAAGCCCCCTTGCCAGGGGCCGATCGCCCCCTCGAGGGCATGGACGGCGCGCTGTCCCGTCAGCCCCAGCTGCCTGACCAGCCCTTCGGACCAGTCGAGCCATGGCTCCACGCCGCGACGTAGAAAACCAAGGTGTGCCTGATCGCCCCGGCCGGGCAGCAGAGCGGCCATGCGCCGATAGGCCGGCCACTGGCGGAGATCGCTGGATCCCACCTGGCCCAACAGACCATCCAGCCCCTGGAGAGCCTGATCACCGAGGGGAAGCAGGGCATCGAAGCAGATCATCGCGGCCATCCGGACCCGCGCTTCAGTGCCGTAGTCCCGCAGGGACGCCGCGAATTCGGCAAAGCTGTCGCCGGGCAGGCCATTTGCCTGGGTGAAGGCGAGCATCTCTGCCGAGACCTTGAGGGCCAGATCCACCGCCTGCAGCTTCTCTGAAGGAGGAGTCAGAGACGCGAGCCGTTTCACCAGTGGCAGGGCGCCACCCAGATTGGCGGCGATGCGCAGCCCGCCGGCGGCCTTCTGGGAGCGGTTCACCGCGTCGTAGAGGCTGAGGGCACGTCCGTAACCCTCATGACGGGCACGGCTCAGCGCATCGGCGCGGCGTCGCACGGACGCGATCAACGCCGGGTCGTCATCGCCGAGCACATCGGCAATCAGCGCATCGGCACTGGTGATGTTGTGCCACGTCCCCGGCACCAGGGTGCTGACCCCCTTCAGGGCCAGCACAGTGAGACCACGGCGCGGCAGGCGCTCGAGCCGCTCCAGAACCGTGCCGCTCATGCGCTCACCTCGGCCCTGGCGAGGAGCAGGCGCAGAGGAACCGCGCCGGTGAGGGCAGGCTTGAGGGCCGCAAGACCGGTCAGATCAAAGGCCTCAAGCACCGCATGACGTTGCTGGGGATCCATGCCGACCCCCTGGCCGATCACCTTCACCTGAAAGCGATCGGCCACCAGCAGCGCACTGGCCTGGGAACCCTGCTCGACAAGTGGCCAGCCCTTGATCACGGCACGGCTGGCGGAGAACTTGGCCCTGGCATCGGGGGCTGTGATCACATCGGAAATCGAGAGCAGGGCCCTGAGCTCATCTCCCTGGCGCAGACGGGCCTGGGCGAACCCTCGCTTCTCCTGCGTGAACACCAACTGTTCCCCGGTCTCCGGTTCGGGGAACAGGCGGTTGAAGGCCGAACCGTTCACCACCTGCGATGTCGGCACATCGGCGACGGTGCCGCCAGGCAACCAGTCTGCGAACGGAAGGGCCACAACCGCCACCAGCAGCAGGGCGGCGGCGAGCACGCCGGCCACGACCCAGCGAAGCGTTCGATTCATGGAGGGCCGATCGGGGCGATTGCCGCAGTGGTAGCAAGCACGCACACGACACGACCACCCAGGTGCTCGCCGCTTCCTTAACCACCGTGTTACGGTTCTTTACAGAACGCAACCTTTTGCCATGAACAGCTCCGCCGCCGTGTCCTAGGCTTCGTCCGAGTCGACCCGCGAGGCCCACGTCGAGCAGCTGAAGAAGGTGGAGCTGTTCAACGGCCGCGCCGCCATGCTCGGTCTGTTGATCGGTGTGGTGGTGGAGGGTCTCACGGGCTTCAGCATCGTTCACCAGATCGGTCTGGGTCCCCTGGTGGATGGCTATGCCGCCTGCCACACCAACCTGCTGCCCTTCTGTCTCTGAGCCGCCGGTTCACCAGGTTTCGCCAGATCCGCCAACTTGGGCTGAGGGTCGATCCGCTCAGCCAGTTCGAGGCAACGGTCCATCTCCTGCCAGAGCAGCTCACGCCGCTCCGAGTTCACCGCGTAGGAGCGATGCTGCAGATCCCTGCCCATGTAGCGAAGGGCAGCGGCGATGCGGGCCCGGTCGTCGTCCTCCAACCAGGGCAGGGAAGTCTGAACGGTCGCGTGGTCGGGGTCCATGGCCAGAGAAACGTTGACTGAGGTCACCATCGGGCCTCGAAGAATGTATCCCTGGACCATCCGTTGAACGTGTTCTCGCGTCAAACCATTGCAGACACTTGGCATCGATTGCATGATCCAGGATCTGCCTTGATGGGCTGATCAACCGATCGGCCCGATGCATCATGCCGCCGCCGAGTGGCCGTGCCATCAGGATGATGCGGCAGGGGCCCAGGCCGCGATGTCCAGGTTCGGCCAAGATGGGATTCTTTGCCTGCGGTTGATGATCCCAGCCCAGAAACAGATCACCGGGATGCTCGGCCACCCGGTGGCGGAAAACCCGATCGACCGGATGTTCGATGCCGTCTACGCCCACTACGGCCTCAACTGGCAGTTTTTGAAGAGTGACATCGGCAACGTGCAGGATCTCGCCCTGGCGGTGGCGGCGCTGCGCCCCCTGGGCTATCGGGGTATCGGGATCACGGTTCCCTACAAGGTGGCGGTGATTCCACTGCTGGATGAGGTCGACGACGATGTGCGCGCCATCGGTGCCGCCAACTACCTCACCATCGAATCGGGCCGTCTGATCGGCCATAACAATGATGGCAAGGGGCTGGTCAAGGCGATCGAGAAGGTCTCTCCGCTGCAGGGAGCTCGGGTGGTGATGCTGGGAGCCGGTGGTGCTGGTCGCGCGATGGCTGTGGAACTCGCCTGGGCTGGCGCAGCCCATCTCACCCTGGTCACCCGCCGTGAGGAACAGGGGCGTGAAGTGGCTGAGCTGGTGCGCAGGGCCTCCGGCGTCCCCACCGACTGGCAGCCCTGGCAGGGCGAGGTGGCCCTGCCGCCGGGCACCACCATGCTGATGAATGCCACCCATCTCGGTTGCGCGCCCCAGCGGGAGCCGGTGCCGCTGCTCTGGGATTCGGTCGATCGCTCCTGCACAGTGGTGGATGTGATCACCAATCCGCGTCTCACTCCCTTCCTGGCCACCGCCCGGGAGCGCGGCTGTCCGATTGTCGACGGGGTGGAGATGCTGGTCCAGCTGGCCATGCAGATTTTTGAGCGTTGGACGGGCATCACGCCCGAGGAAGTGGTGTTCCAACAGGCCGTGGCCGATGCGCTCGGGGAGCCTTGACGGCCCTTGCCGGCATCGGCGGATGTTTTGCTCATCCGGGTCGCATATCCGGTCCAAGTGATCGCACCCAGGCACCCACTGGCCTGTCGCCACGCTGGCCAGTGGGTGGCGTGGTGGCAAGATTCAATCCTGCACAGGTCAGCGGATGCCAACTGGCTTGCGCAGAGTTCCCAACGACGACGGGGCCTTCGACAATGACCCTTGGTTGGTGACGAAGGCTGAGCCACCAATCAGGCAGACTCCCTGCCGGCCGGGGCCGGGGGCGCCCCGGGAGCATGCTCATCGTGCCGCCAGCACCCGAGACGAAGGCGGGACATGCGAGACACAAGCGCAAGGCCTCGCCTTAGTCAGGGGAGCGGCCGCTTTCTTGAATACGGTGTCGGCGGATCAAGAGTTTGCGGAAAAACCGGCTGAAATGCCGCGTTTTGTCTTCCTGAGAGAGCTTGATCGCGCTCCGTTCGAACTGGTTTTCAGCGTTTCAGCGACTCAGAAGGCCCGATTTCAGACGTTTTGCCCCATTGGAGCTCCCTGGAGACCGCCGCCGTGCTGGTGTGGACACGGGAACCCAGGCGGCAATACAAGATTGTGAGTGACCTCAACTTCCGCATCGAGCCGATGCTGCACGAGCGGGGCACCCCCAGCGAGAGGGCCCTGAATGCGGTCGGCCGTCAGTCCAGCACTCGTTAGGAGTTGAACCACGGCAGTTTCAGACCAAGGGCTTCGATTGGATCCATCACGAGCTTGTTGAGAGCACGGCCTAGAACCACTTGTGGCTCGTCTGCCCGAATAGGGAGAACGGGATGCGTGTGATCGGCACCATTGACAATCTTGCGCCTGATCAGGGAGTTCCCTGCCTCCAGTCCGCACACATAGGCTCGTTCCTGACACAGACCCTTGGCTCCATGTTCTTTGTCGCCCATCCGCACCCAGTCGCCAGCACAGACGATCGACTCCACTGAGGTTTCCAAGGGTGGCCGTTTTCTGAAACTGCCCGGAGAAAAGAGCGACACCGAGCCCGGATAGCGCCGCACCTCGGAATCAACCACCCTGGCATTGGTGAATTCAGGATGAGCGATGGGGAGCAGGTCACGCGTGAGCCGATCGATGATCTCTTGATCGCTCATCGCTGCGATAGCCGATGCGTTGTAAAAGTCGCTGGCGACCACTGAGCCCTGGGGCTGCTCATCACCCCAGAGAACCTGTTGCGCATCCTTGTGCAGCTGATCCAGCATGAAAAAAGTGCCCCCAGAGCCCTTCAGTGATTCGAAGCGGGAAAAAACGTTGGCTGGGTAAGCGATTGGAACATAACGATCCAGCCATAGACGTGCTGACACGACATCGATGGAACCAAGCGAAGCAGCGCTAACAAGCTCTGGTGCTGCCTTGCTGAGTTCAGGAGATTGAGCCATCAGAGACTTGAGCCCTTTTGCACCAACGGCCAAGACCACAGCATCCACCTCGTCAATCACCCGAACTGTATTGGTTGCCACGTTCTTAACCTCAACCGAGCTGACACGCCGCGTGTCAGACGACATCGTCACCCGTCTCACCAACGTTCCCCCAAGGACCTGCAGATGATGGCGGGAGATCAGCCTTCGACTCAGAGGCGCAAACAGATGTTCGGCGATGCTTTTCGACTTGATCCAACGGACATCAAAGGAGTCTTGATGGGCCAGGGCGTAGTAATAGAGGAGCTCCATGGTGACCGCGGCCGAAAGCTCTTCGGGTGGCTTGAACAAACCAACCAGCAAGGTGGGACGCAAGAACTCATTGATGAGCCGATCGCTGATGCCGAGCTTGACAAAGAGTGATTGCGCATCGAGGTCGTCGTACTGCTGGAAAATCCTGTCGCTGCGATAGAGGTCAAGCATTGCATAGAAAAGCCCTGCGATGCTGAGCCGGTCTTGGATGGGTAGTCGTGTGAAGTTGGTGATTGTCGCCACCATCTGGCCAAGCGGACTTGGCCATTGGGGTGTCTCTCCAAAGACAGGTGCTGTTGCTTCCAACCCATCGGGAGACCAGAAGGCACTGGTTGTGAAGTCAGTGAAGATATCACCAACGCCGAGTTCATCAGTCAGGGCATTGATGTTGGGATAGTCTTTCCAAAAACCTCGGGTGCCTGCCTCGAACGGTTTGCCGCTTTTGGTTGTGATTGGTTGGCTGCCTGTTGGATCGGGCATCCCATCAATCAAGCTGACACGAAGACCGGTTTCACAGAGTGCCTTGGCTGCGCCCCAACCAGCCCATCCGGCTCCGATGACGACGACATGGGATGGTCTTCCGCCGGGCATGGTCTCGTCTGGCATGGCTGCTACGAACGTCGGCTCATCTTTTGCAAGTTACTCAAAGAGTGATGGAGCTTGCCTGTCAGTCGCACACTGATCGCATTGGTGCGATCTCGTTCGGTTGCGCTCATCAGCCCATGCCCCCTCTGTTTGCTGTGTAGCGGCATGGCTGACATTTCCCTTGAGTGGACAGACCACCACAAGCTCACTTCACGTGCCAGATAGTCATTGCCTGCCACTCAGGAGCAGCGTTCGGAGGTGGCTCGGTCCTGAGCCTTACCGGCGCTTTGCTGGCTCTCTCCACAGCAGGCCAGCGATCCCAGCCCCAACGCCACCTAAGCCCAGAACATAACCGATAGGGATCAGAGGAAAGGCCTCCCGCAGGATGCCATCTGCATCCACATGAACGCCGATCAGCCGATAGGCGACCCAGCAGGCCATTGAACCAGCGAGCAGCAACAGCGATAGGCGGATGAGCGGGCGTTTCATGGCCGCAGCTGCTCCAGCAGGGTCTGGGTGAGCGCCAGCTCACAGCGCGTCGTGAAGATGCCGTAGCCCGTCCCCTGGAAGCTCACCGACTTGGCGTAGGCGCACACCTTGCGGCGTTCGGCTCGGAAAGCACGCGCCTGCTCGTTTGGGTCGGCACTCGTCTTGTAGGAGTTTGCTGAAAAACCCCGCCGCCTCTGCGAAAATAGGGCAACTGCCCCAGGTTTGATGCGAGGTCAGCAGGAGCGCAGCGGCTCCTTGTTCTCCTACGTCTCGATCGAGGAGCGGATCCCGACCAGCCATCCACTCAGGCGGATTCGCAAGCTGGCGGATCAGGCCCTCGATCGACTCAATCCCACCTTCTGCAGGTTGTATGCCTCAGAAGGGAGACCATCGGTGCCGCCAGAGCAGCTGCTGCTGGCCTCGTTGTTGCAGGCGTTCTACGGCATCCGCTCCGAGAGGCTGCTGCTGGAGCAGGTCCACTACAACCTGCTGTTCCGCTGGTTTGTGGGCTTGAGCCCTGACGATGCGATCTGGCATCCGACCACATTCACCAAGAATCGTGATCGGCTCCTCACTGACGACGTCATGGGGCTGTTCCTGGAGAAGCTGATGGGAGCACCCGAGGTCAAACCGCTGCTCAGTGACGAGCACTTTTCGGTGGACG
Coding sequences within it:
- a CDS encoding shikimate dehydrogenase — encoded protein: MIPAQKQITGMLGHPVAENPIDRMFDAVYAHYGLNWQFLKSDIGNVQDLALAVAALRPLGYRGIGITVPYKVAVIPLLDEVDDDVRAIGAANYLTIESGRLIGHNNDGKGLVKAIEKVSPLQGARVVMLGAGGAGRAMAVELAWAGAAHLTLVTRREEQGREVAELVRRASGVPTDWQPWQGEVALPPGTTMLMNATHLGCAPQREPVPLLWDSVDRSCTVVDVITNPRLTPFLATARERGCPIVDGVEMLVQLAMQIFERWTGITPEEVVFQQAVADALGEP
- a CDS encoding FAD-dependent oxidoreductase — protein: MPDETMPGGRPSHVVVIGAGWAGWGAAKALCETGLRVSLIDGMPDPTGSQPITTKSGKPFEAGTRGFWKDYPNINALTDELGVGDIFTDFTTSAFWSPDGLEATAPVFGETPQWPSPLGQMVATITNFTRLPIQDRLSIAGLFYAMLDLYRSDRIFQQYDDLDAQSLFVKLGISDRLINEFLRPTLLVGLFKPPEELSAAVTMELLYYYALAHQDSFDVRWIKSKSIAEHLFAPLSRRLISRHHLQVLGGTLVRRVTMSSDTRRVSSVEVKNVATNTVRVIDEVDAVVLAVGAKGLKSLMAQSPELSKAAPELVSAASLGSIDVVSARLWLDRYVPIAYPANVFSRFESLKGSGGTFFMLDQLHKDAQQVLWGDEQPQGSVVASDFYNASAIAAMSDQEIIDRLTRDLLPIAHPEFTNARVVDSEVRRYPGSVSLFSPGSFRKRPPLETSVESIVCAGDWVRMGDKEHGAKGLCQERAYVCGLEAGNSLIRRKIVNGADHTHPVLPIRADEPQVVLGRALNKLVMDPIEALGLKLPWFNS
- a CDS encoding DUF3955 domain-containing protein, translated to MKRPLIRLSLLLLAGSMACWVAYRLIGVHVDADGILREAFPLIPIGYVLGLGGVGAGIAGLLWREPAKRR